ACGGCAGTAGTGTTTGCTTGCGTTTTCGCGGTCGAAAAATGTCGCGTCCATCGCCGCATGACCGGATGGGTCGTGCAGCTGCGTCCCAAAATCGCAGAGCGATTTTGTGGGCTGCACAAAAGCTGGAGTGGTCTGCGTCACTTCTGAATCTTGGCTACGTCGGTACGCTATTCGACTCCCGCGACTCGAGCGACTGCTTCCGAAACGAGTATTCAAAACTAACCTCGATCACTCGCGCTTTTGTGAACGCCGACAGGCGCAGCAGCACTCGCCAGACGGCCGTCTTGATCCTGTCAAACGCCTCTACTAGCGTGGAATGATGCGGGAGATCGGCCGCGTTGAGTCCTATCTTGGCCAAAATTTGGCCCGCGTGCCGAGTTATTAGTTCTGAATGTCAGTCCGACGCCGCGGAGTCGACGCCCTCGAGGCGGTCGAACGCCTCCGCCGTGAGCTCGCCGGTCTCCTCGAGGATCTCGGCCCACGCCTCGTTGTCGGGGGCGATGCCGAGCAGGTGGGCGATCTTCATGATCGAGAGGTGGTAGACGCGCTGGCGGCCCGGTTTCTCCTCCCAGACGATCACGTTACAGGGGAAGAGGCCGCCGATGCGCAGCGTCTCCTCGAGCGCGCGGTTCGCGATCGCCGGGTTGCAGGCGCCGAGGACGTAGTAGGGGTCGCGGTCGGCGTCGACCTTCTCGTTGAGCAACTCCGAGGGGGAGAACTCGACGGGGATGCCGAAGCCGACGTCGGTACACACCCCGCGGACGTGCTCGATCGCCTCCTCGTGGTCCATCTCGAGGATCGCTTCTTTCTCGCCGTACTCCTCGGGGTCGAGTTCGCTCGGATCGATCATCCCTTGTTGTTCCTCGCCCAGGGCAAAAACTGCTCTCACTCATCGTTCGTTCGCGGCGACGCGCCGACCGCCTGACGGGTGGCTCAGAGCGGAACCGGAAACCACTCGAGGTGGCTCAACAGCCCTGTCGGATCGAACAGCGGGTCGTGGAGGACGAGCCAGTCGAGCAGGACGAGGCCGGCGCCGTGGGCGATGACCGACGGGAGAATCGAGTTCGACTTGTAGTCGACGGCGCCGAAGAGGACGTCGGTCGGCCCCGAGAGGAGGAACTCGATGGGCGGTTTGCCCATGTGGTGGAACATGTAGACGACAGGGCTGATGAAGACGGCCTTGAAGCCGAGGTCGCTGACGCCGACGCAGAGCAGCCCCCGGTAGTAGGTTTCGGCAGCCAGCGCGAGGAAAAACAGCTTCACCGCGTGGGGAACGAACGCCGCCGGATCGGTCGACGTCTCCCAGATCGGGTAAAACCCCCTGATCGTCGGCAGGGTCGAGCCGACGAGGTAGAAGGGGAGGACGAACAGCGAGAGCAAGATCGCGTTGCGAATCGCGACCCGATTGATCCGCCAGCCGATGCGCTTGCCGTGGGTCAGCGCCAGCGCGAGCGGCCCAGCGAAGAGAAACAGTCCGTCGAAGACGATCCGGTTGTCGAGACCGGAGCGAACCAGGTTGGTCCACAGAATCGTCAACAGCGCGCCGGCGAGCAACGACCGCTGCACCCAGGTGAGCGCCCCGAGGCGCTCACGGAACCAGCGAACGCCCGAACGGACGTCTGCCGTTGCCACGGCTCCTTACTCGTCTGCGGTCGGAACGGGGCCGGTTCCGATCACGTCGCGAACGTGGGATTCGAACTCCTGGCGGCGCTCGAAGTAGGTCTCTTCGACTTCCTCGAGCACGGCCGACAGCTCCTGCGGACCGTCGGGCGTTCGGACGACGCTGTCGCCCTCGAGTCGGTCCACCTCGCTTTTCTCTTTCGGCCAGGTCAGCCGCGACGTCACGCGAGCGAGCGGTGCGCCCTCGACCGATCGCTGTTCGCCCAGCGTAACGGGGTGTTCCTCGGAGTCCTCCTCGTCGCTCATGACAGGTCGTTTGCGAGCGGGTCGATTCAAGCTTTCGTTTGCTCTCACCGTCGAATACGTCTCCGTTTTCTAGTAGGTGTCTGACGTATCGTTTTGTGGATTGGGCACGAAGGTGGCTCCATGACCAGCCTGACGGAGGTCTACGAAGGGAACGCGAGGGAGGTGTCGAGCCTCCGGCGGCTGTACGCAGGGACGGGACTCGTCCTCACTGGAGCGGTACTGGCCGTCCTGGCCGTCCTCGTTGCGACCACCGACTTCTTCGTCGCTGAGACGCTCACCGCCCGCGAGTATGGCGGCATCGTCGGTGGCCTCGCCGCGCCCGTCGTGCTCGTTGGCGTGTTCGTGGTGTTGCCAGCGAGCCGTCGCATCCAGGCAGCGGCGGCGATCAGTGCCAGTATCTGCCTGGTTGGGGTCGCCCTCTTCTGGTACGCCTACCCCACCCACTGGGACGGCTACGGGCAGGACCTCACGCTGTTCGTCTCCGCCGTCTACCTGCTCGGCTTTTTCAGCGCCATCGGGACGTTGTTCACCGCCGTCGTGAACTTCAAGACGCGCAACGACCCCGGCGGTGCACTCGAGATGAACGTCACCCGTAAGGGCGAAACGAAGATCGTCGAGGTCGAGGGTTCGAGCGGACTCGGCGGTGTCGGCTTCCTCGGGGCGACCCCCGACGGCGAGGTCGAAACCCAGACGAACGCCCCCGGCGCCTCGACGGCGACCACGTCACAGTCGCCGTCACCGCCGACCGCCACCTCGCGTTCGCCAGCGGGAACGGCGGCGGGAACGGCGTCGCCGACCAGTGACGGCGGCTCGGTGGACGCTGAGCTCCGCTCGCCCCTGGACGGAACCGACGGTCGCGACGCTGAGATCGTCGACCCGCCGTCCGGCCCGGGAGAGCCGACCGACCGATACTGTGGCAACTGCGCGCACTTCGAGTACGTTCGCTCGTCGTCGGGAATGACGCCGTACTGTTCGCACGACGGGGCGGCCATGGACGACATGGACGCCTGCGACGAGTGGACGCCGAACCACGAGTGACGCTGGCTTCCTCGCCGTGACGGCGACCGCGGTCAGGCCGACGGCCTCGAGCTGTGGGAACTCGTCGCGTTGTAAGCCACCTGCGCTTGGCCAACCTGTAACGACTCGTTAGTCGGTCCGGTCTCTCGATCGATGGAGAATCGCCGGGCCCATCCCTTCGAACCCTGCCAGTGGGAAATACTACCATTCACTGGATAATAATAATTATTTATAATCATGTTTATACTCGGCGATGACCATCGAACTGCTATGGTCGAATTCGGCGCGCTTTCGCTCGTCCCACCGCTTCTCGCGATCCTCCTCGCGATCGTCACTCGACGACCGATTCTCTCGCTATTTCTCGGCATCTGGGCGGGTGGTGTCATCGTCACGGGCAGTATCGGCATCGATCAGACGTTCAACTGGATCGCGGGCTCGATCGCGGACGTCTTCCACGCCCAGATCCTCATCTTCACGCTCTTGCTCGGCTCGGGCGTCGCGCTCATCTGGCGACTCGGCGGTGCGATCGCCGTCCGCGACTGGGCCGTCGAGCGACTGCAGAGCCAGCGAAAGACCGGCGTCGCCACCTGGGTGCTCGGAATCGTCCTCTTTTTCGACGACTACGCCAACACGGCCATCGTCGGCTCGACGATGCGTGAGATCTCCGATCGCTTCCGCATCTCCCGCGAGAAGCTCTCCTACATCGTCGACTCGACGGCCGCACCCGTGGCGACGATCGCTATCTCGAGCTGGGTCGCCTTCCAGCTCTCGATGGTTCGGGAGGGGTTCGACGTCGTCGAGGAGGCCGAGGGGGTCGATGCGCCGAGCGTCTTCGCGACCTACCTCCAGTCGATTCCGTACAACGCCTACGCGCTGCTCGCGGTCGTGATGGTCGGGCTCGTCGTGCTCACCCGGCGCGATTACGGCGAGATGCTCGACGCCGAACACCGCGCGTGGTCGACCGGCAAGGTCAACCGCGACGACGCGACGCCGCTCCAGGAAGTCGAGGCGGACCTCGGCGATCCCATCGACGAGCGACCGATGTTGCGGACGTTCTTCGCGCCGATCGTCGTCCTGATCGCCGTCACCATCGCGAGCGCCTTCTACACCGGCTATCTCGCCGCCGGACTCGAGTCCCCCGCTGAGCTGTTCGCCCTCTCGCTGGGCGAGTTCGCCGAGGGGGTGGCGGGTGAGGCCGACTGGGCGGCCGCGCTCGTCTGGGGCTCGTTCGCGATGGTCGCGACGGCGATCGCCATCGGGGTCGGCTACGGGCTGTTCGACGTCGGCGACGGCGTCGAGTCCACCCTCGACGGCTTCCGGCTGATGCTCACGGCCGTCACGATCCTCGTGCTCGCGTGGTCGATCAGCGCCGTCGCCTCGGACATGGGCACCGGCGAGTACGTCGCCGGGCTCGCCGAGGGCGTGCTCTCGCCCGCGCTGTTCCCCGTCGTCGTCCTCTTTACGGCCGCGTTCATCGCCTTCACCATGGGCTCGTCCTGGGCCACGATGGGGATCGTGACGCCGATCGCGATCCCCGTGGCGTTCGAACTCACCGGCGACTTCGCGCTCGCACCCGTCGTCGTCGGCGCCGTCTTCTCGGGGGCGATCTTCGGCGACCACACCTCACCGATCTCCGATACGACCGTGCTCTCCTCGACGTTCACCGGCGCGGACCTCATCGATCACGTCCGCACGCAGTTTTACTACGCCACGACGGTGATCGCTGTCGTCACCGTCTGTTATCTGCTGTACGGCTACCTCGGCGTGCCCCCCGTCGTCTTCCTCCCGCTCGGGGTCGTCCTGCTCGTGGGCCTCGTCTACGGTCTCTCCGAACTCGACGCCCGCCGGAAGGGCGTCGACCCGATCGCCTCCCGCGAGGACGTCGAGTTCATCCCGGAACCCGAACGCGATCCAGGTGCACCCGAGAGTACCGACTGAGGCGACTCGACTCGCGGTCGACCACCGCCTTCGCCACGCTTTTGCCGCCTGCTGGTGATGACTCGAGTATGGACGGAACGCTCGACCACGTCATGCTGCGCGTCGAAGACCTCGAGGAGTCACTCGAGTGGTACGGTGAGCACCTCGCCTACGAGGAGAAAGACCGCTACGAGGGCGACGGCTTCACCATCGTCTACCTCGGCCCCGAGGAGATGGGCGAGGAGGCGGCCTTTCTCGAGCTCACGCACAACGAGGGCGAGACCACCGAGATGGGCGACGCCTGGGGCCACATCGCCGTGCGCGTCCCCGAAGGCGAACTCGAGGACCACTACGAGCAACTGATGGACGGCGGCGTCGAGGACTACCGCGACCCCGAGTCCTGTGGCGGCCGCTACGCGTTCGTCAAGGATCCCGACGGCCACGAGATCGAGTTAGTCCAGCGTGACCCCGACCTCCCGACGTGGTCGCTCGACCACACCATGATCCGCGTCGAGGACGCCGACGAGGCGCTCGGCTTCTGGACCCGCAAGTTCGAGTACCAGGAGGTCGGCCGCTGGGAGGCCGACACGTTCGCGAACTACTTCGTCGAACCCGAGGGCGCCGCCGACGAGGCGATGACCGTCGAACTCACCTACAACTACGACGGCCGGAGCTACGAGCTGGGCGACGCCTGGGGCCACCTCTGCGTGCGCGTCGACGACCTCGAGGAAGACTGGGAGCAGCTGCTCGTCCGTGAGGCCGAGGAGTACCGCGACCCCGAGAGCAACGACGACATGTACGCGTTCACCAAAGACCAGGACGGCCACGAGATCGAACTCTTAGAGCGCGACCTCGAGGCCGACTCGCTGTTCCCGTTCTGACCGCGTCGGCCGACGTCGGCCGTCCGCCGACAGCTTCCATCACGCCTCGTCGTCCCGTTCTGATCGCGTCGTTATCCTGTTCTATCACGCGTCGTCGTCCCGTTCTATCACGTGTCGTCATCCTGTCTCTCACGTGCTGTCGTCCCGTTCTGTCACGCGTCGTCATCCTGTCTCTCACGTGCTGTCGTCCCGTTCTGTCACGCGTCGTCCGCTCGAGTGTCGAGGAACGTCCGCGTCCGTGCGGCGACTGCAGATCGGAAGGCGCGTGCGTCCACCCGCCCGTCGCCGTGGACGTGGTGGTGTGCCTCGCGGAGGACGAACTCGAGGGTGCGTTCGTAGAGCGTGTCGACCGTCACGGGCTGGCCTCGCTCTTCGAGAGTGGAAGCGACCGTTTCGAAGCGACTGTCGGTCGCGTACCTCCCGGCCAGTTCGTCGGCCGAGGCGTCGACTGGCGCGGGCTGTGTCGCCGACTGGTCGGGATGGAGCAGTTTGGCGCGTCCGCCCCGTTTGTTCCGGACGACGACGCCTTCGGCGGGTCCGTCGTACCACGCCGACTGTGGGATCGAATACGCGTCCGGGTCGAAATCGCGGGCGCGAAGTTCTCGCTCGAAGACGTTCACGGGGGTGAGGCCGAGCCGATCGAAGATTCGGTCGACGGCGTCGGGCGGTAAGAACGTGCCCGTTTCGGCCGACCAGACGTCGATGCCGAGCACCGACGGCGTTCGCTCCCAGTCGTACGCGATCGTCTGGCGGTGCATCGCCTCGGCGAAGAAGACGACGCTCTCGACGTCCGACATCGCTCGACGGAGGGCGTCGCGATCGAGGTTCGCCCTGACGTGCTCGACGGCGTGGCGGTACGGTTCGGGGACCGCGGCCGGCTCGTCGTACACCCGTTCGCGGTCGCCAAAGCGGAGCAGCCCCGACGACTGAAGCTGGAAGCGAAGGAGTGCCCCGTCGACCTTCTCGAGGAGCCACAGGTGCCCCTCCTCGAACCAGTGATCGGGCGCGCCGGCGACGCGGGGGATAGGCGGGTAGGTCTTCATCGAGCAGCAGCGTCGAGCGCCGCCCGGATAAAGGCGCGGGAACGAGGGGATCGTCCCACCCGAAACGGATGCCGCGTCAAAGCCGGGTGTACACCGGTGCCCAGCACGATCCGAGGTGCCCCGTGAGCCGTCGGCTGGCCATCGAGGTTGTCGGCTCCAGGCACGGAATCCGACGATACTCACCGAAAGCCGTGAAAACGGTGCTGAACTCACCCCTCGAACTCGCCCCGTTCGAACCGTCAGACGGGGCCGAAGGGTGTCGGTTTGTGGCGATTACTGTCCGCACATTCGCGGTGAACTATCGGCGCTGTCGAGTGTTCTGGGACGCTGACAGTGGACGGTAACGAAGCCTATAACAGAGCGAGCCAATGGACTCTCCGTACTCCGCTGAAGCTGCACTGTGAGCGGGTGCTGGATCAGCGAGAGACGAGTGCAGTAGTGATGATATGACGTCGCAGACACGAACCCCAAAGCAAGCGGACGTTGAGAGCCCTGAGACCACCCCGACGCGGTTGTTCGCCGCATTCGCCCACGAACGACGGCAACTCGCGCTCGCGTATCTGGCACACCGTCCGGCCGCGACCGCACTGGACGACCTGGCCGAGTTCGTCGCCCTCACCGAAGGCGACCCGACGCGTGATCGGTGTGAACACGTCTACGCCGACCTCGTTCACGCCCACCTCCCGCAGCTGTGCGACGCGGGCCTCGCTCGGTACGACCCCGACACCGATCTGGTTACCCTGGTGGTCGACCGCGGCGTCCTGACGCCGTACCTCGAGCTGGCCGGACACGCATCCGCGTAGCGACGGCGGCCGCGCGTTCCGTCGTGATCGCGTTCGTAATATCGTTATAATCTGTCGTGATCGCGTTCGTAATGAGCGTCCGTCGTGATTCACGTTCGTCCGACGAGTCGCCGATCGGGGCGCCGAGAACCGCGACCGGCCGGCTGGACGTTGCGGCTGACCGTGCCCGTCACAGCTCCTCGATGACCGCCTCGGCGAACGTCGTTAGCGCCCGTTCCGGTTCCTCGGCCTCGAGGCCGACGATGACGTGATCGAGCCCGTAGCCCTCGAGCCGGGCGAAGTACTCCCGGAACCACTCGACGCCGGCGTGGTAGCCCAGGTGGCGCGGCTCCGGGTCGGCGTCGGGGTCGGCCGCGAGTTCGACGCGGACCGCGATGGCGAACGGCTGCTCGCCCGCCAGCGACCGCCACTGCTCGAGGTAGGTCTGGAGCGTCTCGTCGGGGAGGTGGTAGAACAGCCAGCCGTCGCCGTGGTCGGCGATCCACTCGAGCGACTGGCGGGCGTAGCCGGTCGGCAGCAGTGGGATCGACCCGCTCGTCGGCTTCGGGAGCACGTCGAGGTCGCCCTCGAGGCGTCCCCACTCGCCGTCGAGTTCGGGGAACGCCTCGCGCCAGACCGTCCGGAGGACCTCGATGGATTCGCGGACGCGCGCCCCGCGTTCGTCGCGGTCGACGCCGAACGCCGGGAACTCCGGATCGCGGTCGCCGGAGGCGACGCCGAGGACGAGCCGCCCCTTCGAGAGGCGGTCGACGGTCGCGGCGGCTTTCGCGACGTGCAACGGGTGGCGAAGCGGGAGGACGACGCTCGCGGTGCCGAGGGCGACCGCGTCGGTGTGGGCGGCGACGTGGGAGAGCCACGGCCAGGTGTCGAAGCCGCCGCCAGCGTCGCCAAAGCGCGGCCAGTAGGTCGGCACGTCCCGCGCCCAGAGCCCGTCGAAGCCGACCGCCTCGGCGTGGCGCGCGAGTCGGAGTTCCTCGTCGACGGCGGGCGTCGACCGCCGCGTCCCCGTGAGCGGGAAGCTCGTCCCGAACGTCAGCCCGTCGCCCTCGAACAGCCGGCGGTAGCCCGCGTTCTCGTGAGTAGCCGTCTCTGTGCCGTCGCTCATCGACAGTCGATTGCGGCCGAGGGAGTATCGGTGCTCGGGTTGCGGTCGGCCGACTCAGAGGCAGCCGTCGTTCCGGAGGCGTTCGATCTCGTCGGCGTCGTAGCCGAGTTCGGCGAGGATGGCGTCCGTGTCCTCGCCGAGTTCGGGCGGCTTCGTCGGATGGGGCGCGTCGAACGTCGACGAGCGGAGGGGAAGTAACGGGACGGCGACCTCCGCCTCGGCCCCTTCTGTCGTCTCGATCGTCCCGAGGGCGTCGCTCGCGAGCAGGTGCTCGTCTTCGCCCACTTCGCGGACGTTCTGGACGGGAGCGACGGGGACGCCGACCTCGCGGATGGCCGCGACGACCTCGTCGGCGGGGCGCTCACGGATGACGGCCTGCAACTCGGCGTTGAGGTCGGCTTCGTTCGCCCGGCGGTCCGCGAGCGTCTCGAACGCCGGCCGCTCGTGGAGGTCGACCTCGAGGGCCGCACAGAGGCGTTCCCACTGGGCCTGTGAGGACGGGCCGACGAAGACCCACGTCTCGTCGGCGGCCAGGTAGACGTCGTAGGGCGCCCAGTTCTCGTGGCTGGCGCCGATCGGCTCGGGGACGTCGTCGTACGCCTGCGCGTAGGCGAGCCAGTAGCCCATCAGTGAGACGGTGCTCTCGTACAGCGGCGCGGTGACGTGCTGGCCCTCGCCGGTGATCGCCCGCTGGCGAATTCCGGAGACGACGCCGATGGCGCCGAACAGCGCGGCGGTCATGTCGGCGACGCTCGTCCCCGCACGGGCCGGCGGCTTGTCCGGGTGGCCCGTGACGCTCATCAGCCCCGAGAGCGCCTCGGCGATCGGGTCCAGTGCGGGGTACTCCTGGTAGGGCCCCTCGTTGAAACCCTTGATCGAGCAGTACACCAGCTCCGGGTTCTGCTCGCGGAGCTGTTCGTAACCGATACCGAGGCGCTCGGGTGCCCCCGGGCGGAGGTTCTCGACGAAGGCGTCGGCCTCCGCGACCAGGTCGTAGAACACCGCGAGCCCGTCGTCGGTCTTCAAATCGAGCGTGATCGCCCGTTTGTTCCGGTTGACGGCGTTGAACAGGCTGTTGCCGACCGGACTCGAGTCGCGGACCGAGTCGCCGCCCGAGGCGCGGCGTTCGACCTTGATGACGTCGGCGCCGAGTTCGGCGAGGATCAGCGAGCAGAACGGGCCGGCCGCGATGTGGCCGAGCTCGAGGACGGTAATGTCGTTCAGCGGGCGGTCGTCGTGGCGTGATGCAGTGTGACTCTGACTCATACTGTGAGATAGCTAACAGGGGTGGTCGGCGAGCGGTACGCCATCGTGGAGGTCGGGCTCATGTGGCGTCGGGGCCCTCCTGGCGGTTGCGCAGCCAGTTCGAGACGAGCGGCCCGACGACGACGAGGACGATGAGCAGGACGATCAGCCGGGACGGCCAGCTCGCGACGAAGATCGCCCACGAGCCGTCCGACAGCTGCAGCGAGCGCAGGAAGTTCTCCTCGGCGATGCCGCCGAGGACCATCCCGAGGATGAACGCGATGACGGAGTACTCGTGCTGGAACATGTAGTAGCCGACGGCGCCGAGAACGAGGATCGTCGCGACGTCGATCCAGTTGCTCCGCAGGGTGTAGCTGCCGGCGACGGCGAGCACGACGATGACGGGAATCAGGTACTCGGTGTTGATCCGCGTGAGGACGTCCATCCGGGTCACCAGCGAGAGGCCGATCACCAGGATCACGAGGTTGCCGACGAACAGCGCGACGAAGACGCTGTAGGTGAGCTGTAACTCCCCCTCGAAGAGGTCCGGGCCGGGGATCAGCCCGTGCATGAGCAGCCCGCCAAGCAGGACGGCCGTCGCCCCGGAGCCCGGAATCCCGAACGAGAGCGCCGGGATGAGCGAGCCGCCGACGGTGCCGTTGTTCGACGACTCCGAGGCGATCACGCCGAGGATCTCGCCGCGACCGAACCGGTCGGAGGCGGACGAGCGCATCGCTTCGCCGTAGGCGACGAAGTTCGAGACGGCCGCGCCGGAGCCGGGCAGGGAGCCGATCCCCATCCCAATGAACGCGGATTTGACCAGCGTGACCGGATGGGAGAGAACCTCCCGGACGCCTCGCGTATGGGTTCCGTCGACGGCGATCCCGTCTCTGGCGATCCCGCCGCGCTCGCCCGCGAGCTTCAGCATCTCTGCGATCGCGAACAGTCCGAGAATCGCCGCGACGAAGTTGAGCCCGTCGTAGAGCTCGAGCGAGCCGAAGGTGAATCGGAGCTCCGAGGACATCGGCGCGATGCCGATCGTCGTCAACAGCAGGCCGAACGCTCCGGCGACGAACCCCTTGACGATCGAGCCCCGGGCGACGATCGTGATCATCGAGAGCCCGAGGACGGCGACCAGGAAGTACTCCGGCGACCCCATCAGGAGGACGATCGTCACGAGCAGCGGCGAGAGCAGGATGAGTACGGCGACGGTCATGAAGCCGGCGAACGCCGAACTGACGGCCGACACCGAGAGGGCGTAGCCGGCCTCCCCCTGTCTCGAGAGCGGGTAGCCGTCGAACGTCGTGGCGGCCGCGGCGGCCGTGCCGGGGACGTTGACGAGGATCGCGGCGATCGAGCCGCCGTACATCGAGCCGGAGTAGATCCCCACGAGCAGGATGATGGCGTTCGTCCCTCCGAGCGGCAGCGTGAGCGGCAAGACGACGGCCATCCCGAGGTTCGGCCCGATCCCCGGGACGGCGCCGATGACGATGCCGAGCAGCACGCCGAGGATCAGCCAGCCGACGGTCGGCCAGGAGAGGGCGATGGCGATCCCCTCGAGGAGGGCGTCGAAGACCATCTAGAGCCCTCCACCTGGGAGCAGGCGGCCATCGCCCAGCGGTGCGTTGGCGAGTTCGATGAACAGAAACACGACGAGCAGCGACGCGACGACGAGCGCGAGCGCCGTCCGCCGCCGGTGTCCGAACCACGTCGCGTACGCGAGCACGAACAGCGGCGTCGCGACGAGGATGCTGAAGAGATACGACAGGCCGACGTAGCCGGCGATGGCGGCGAACGTGAACTGCCGCGGCGTGAGCGGGCGCTCCGCTGCCCGCGTCGACGTGGCGTCCGCGTCGTCGGTGTCGGTCTCGAGCTCCGTCGCGTCGTCGGTGTCGGTCTCGAGTTCCGTCGCGTCGTCGGTGTCGGTCTCGAGTTCCGTCGCGTCGTCGGTGTCGGTCTCGAGTTCCGTCGCGTCGTGCTCGAGTTCTTCCTGGTCGACGAGGCTGACCGGCTCGGCGACGACGCGTCGGAGCGGTTCCGGCAGGTACTCGCGTACGAGCAGGAGGACGACTCCGACGACGATCACGCCGGCCATCAGCCGGGGGAATAGCGCCGCCGACGACGACCGGAAGTCGAACGTGAGGGCGGTGAATCCGACGGCCGTCGCGAGGAAGACGCCGAGGAGGCCGAGTTCGGAGCGGTCGTGGCTCTGCATCGATCTCGCTCAGTTGGCCTCGTCGCGGAGGTCGTCGAGATCGACGAGGTCCGGAATCTCCGACCAGACGTCCTCGAGGACCTGGTCTGCCTCTTCCGGCGGGCCGTAGGCCATCTCGTTGCCGGTCTCTGCGGCCCACGACTGCACCTCGTCGCTCTCGATCGTCGCCTCGATCGCCTCGGAGAGGACCTCGACTCGGTCCTCCGGCGTCTCCGGCGGAACCCACATCGACCGGGTGACCTGCCCGAGGAAGTCCATTCCCTCGTAGCCGAGGTCCGTGATCGTCGGCGCGTCCGGGAACACCGAGCTCCCGTTGCTGGTGAGGACCGCGAGCACGTCGGCGTCGCCGCCGTCGACGGCGGCCGTGGCTCCCTGGTCCGAGGTGATCGCGACCGGCACCTCGCCGGAGGCGACGGCCTGGTTGATCGGCCCGGCGCCGGAGTACTGGATGTAGTTCGACCAGGGCATCCCGTAGCGTTCCTGGAAGAACATCGCTTTCGGGAGGTAGTTCACGCCCAGCCCGCCGAGGTTCTCGAACTCGCCGTCGTCGTACCGGTCGACGGCGTCGTCGAAGTCCTCGAGCCCCTCGTCGGCGTCCCCGATGACGACGATCGCGTTGAAACCGATCGTCGCCAGCCCCTTGAGATCCTGCATCTCGAAGTCCGGCGGGTTGATCATGGCCTCGATCGACGTCGTCAGCGGGTTGAACTTCCCGAACGTGTAGCCGTCGGGGTCGCTGGTCAGCAGCTGACCGATCCCGCGCATCGCGCCCGCACCGGGGACGTTCTCGACGCGGATGTCCTGGTCGAGTTCGTCCGACAGCGGGCCCGCCATCTGCCGGACGTAGGTGTCCGAGCCGCCGCCCTCGTCGAACGGCACGACGGCGGTCAGGTCGTCGTCCGGGTACTCGCCCTCGTCGCCGAGACAACCCGCGAGGCCGGCGAGTCCTGCGACACCGATCGTCTTGAGCACTGTCCGTCTCCGTGTGAGTGACTGTTTCCGTGGCATGTGGCTGTTGTC
This portion of the Natronobeatus ordinarius genome encodes:
- a CDS encoding CaiB/BaiF CoA transferase family protein, with translation MSQSHTASRHDDRPLNDITVLELGHIAAGPFCSLILAELGADVIKVERRASGGDSVRDSSPVGNSLFNAVNRNKRAITLDLKTDDGLAVFYDLVAEADAFVENLRPGAPERLGIGYEQLREQNPELVYCSIKGFNEGPYQEYPALDPIAEALSGLMSVTGHPDKPPARAGTSVADMTAALFGAIGVVSGIRQRAITGEGQHVTAPLYESTVSLMGYWLAYAQAYDDVPEPIGASHENWAPYDVYLAADETWVFVGPSSQAQWERLCAALEVDLHERPAFETLADRRANEADLNAELQAVIRERPADEVVAAIREVGVPVAPVQNVREVGEDEHLLASDALGTIETTEGAEAEVAVPLLPLRSSTFDAPHPTKPPELGEDTDAILAELGYDADEIERLRNDGCL
- a CDS encoding tripartite tricarboxylate transporter permease gives rise to the protein MVFDALLEGIAIALSWPTVGWLILGVLLGIVIGAVPGIGPNLGMAVVLPLTLPLGGTNAIILLVGIYSGSMYGGSIAAILVNVPGTAAAAATTFDGYPLSRQGEAGYALSVSAVSSAFAGFMTVAVLILLSPLLVTIVLLMGSPEYFLVAVLGLSMITIVARGSIVKGFVAGAFGLLLTTIGIAPMSSELRFTFGSLELYDGLNFVAAILGLFAIAEMLKLAGERGGIARDGIAVDGTHTRGVREVLSHPVTLVKSAFIGMGIGSLPGSGAAVSNFVAYGEAMRSSASDRFGRGEILGVIASESSNNGTVGGSLIPALSFGIPGSGATAVLLGGLLMHGLIPGPDLFEGELQLTYSVFVALFVGNLVILVIGLSLVTRMDVLTRINTEYLIPVIVVLAVAGSYTLRSNWIDVATILVLGAVGYYMFQHEYSVIAFILGMVLGGIAEENFLRSLQLSDGSWAIFVASWPSRLIVLLIVLVVVGPLVSNWLRNRQEGPDAT
- a CDS encoding tripartite tricarboxylate transporter TctB family protein; this translates as MQSHDRSELGLLGVFLATAVGFTALTFDFRSSSAALFPRLMAGVIVVGVVLLLVREYLPEPLRRVVAEPVSLVDQEELEHDATELETDTDDATELETDTDDATELETDTDDATELETDTDDADATSTRAAERPLTPRQFTFAAIAGYVGLSYLFSILVATPLFVLAYATWFGHRRRTALALVVASLLVVFLFIELANAPLGDGRLLPGGGL
- a CDS encoding Bug family tripartite tricarboxylate transporter substrate binding protein — its product is MLKTIGVAGLAGLAGCLGDEGEYPDDDLTAVVPFDEGGGSDTYVRQMAGPLSDELDQDIRVENVPGAGAMRGIGQLLTSDPDGYTFGKFNPLTTSIEAMINPPDFEMQDLKGLATIGFNAIVVIGDADEGLEDFDDAVDRYDDGEFENLGGLGVNYLPKAMFFQERYGMPWSNYIQYSGAGPINQAVASGEVPVAITSDQGATAAVDGGDADVLAVLTSNGSSVFPDAPTITDLGYEGMDFLGQVTRSMWVPPETPEDRVEVLSEAIEATIESDEVQSWAAETGNEMAYGPPEEADQVLEDVWSEIPDLVDLDDLRDEAN